DNA from Candidatus Woesearchaeota archaeon:
ATAATGGGCTTCTTTGTTACGTAGCTTGTTGAGATCGCAGCACCTCCTTTCTCGTCAACATCGGCCTTTGTCAGTATTATTCCGTCAATGCCTATTGACTCATTAAACTGCTTTGCCTGCTCAACAGCATCATTTCCTGTCAAAGAATCGCCGACAAATATCTTGAGGTCCGGCTTTGTAACCCTCACAATCTTCTTCATCTCTTCCATTAAATTTTCATTGCTGTGCTGCCTTCCTGCAGTGTCTATCAGCACAGCATCTTTCTTGTTTGCCCTTGCATGCTGTATTGCATCAAAGGCAACAGCAGCAGCATCCGCCCCATAGCCGTGCTTTATCATTTTTACATCAAGCGCTTCGCAGTGCCTCTCAAGCTGCTCAATTGCCGCCACTCTGAAAGTATCAGATGCCGCAGCAATGCAGCTTAAATTATTCTTTTTAAGAAGAGCAATTAACTTTGCCAGGTGCGTGGTCTTGCCAGCGCCATTCACTCCAAAAAATATTATAACATACGGCTTTTCTTTTTTCTCCCTTATTTTTTTAATCAAATCAATATTTTCCACATTGAACAAATCTTCAATGCTGTTTTTAAGGGTTTTTTTGATTATTTCCTCAACCTTAAACCTGTCAATCTTCTTCTCAACAACCTCTTTTTTCATGTCATTCTTTATTTTTTCTATAACCTCAACAGCAACATTATTCTCCAGTAAAACAATCTCAAGATCCCAGAACAGCTCGTCAAATTTATCCTCAGAAATCGCCTTTTTTGTTATTGCCTCGGATATTTTATTGAAAAACCCTTTTTTCTCAGGCTCTTCTTCAATTTCTTTTTCTTCAGCTTTTGCCTCTTCTTTTATTTCTTTGCGCTCTTTCTCTTCTTCAGCTGTTTCTGTTTTTTCAGTTTCTTCTTCAGCAGGCTTTTCTTTTATCTCCTCTTTTTCTTCTGGCTTGGTTTCAGGTTCTTCTTTAGTTTCTTTCTTTTTAACAAAGGTTTCTTTTATTTTTTCAAAAAAAGATTTCGGCTTTTCCGGCTCTTCTGCTGCCTCTTCCTCAGCTGCTTTCTCTTCT
Protein-coding regions in this window:
- the ftsY gene encoding signal recognition particle-docking protein FtsY is translated as MFKFLKEKLQKAVSIFSKKAEEEIEEEEEIKEKPAEEEIKTEEKRIEKEEKQAEKKEIKDELNSEEKAAEEEAAEEPEKPKSFFEKIKETFVKKKETKEEPETKPEEKEEIKEKPAEEETEKTETAEEEKERKEIKEEAKAEEKEIEEEPEKKGFFNKISEAITKKAISEDKFDELFWDLEIVLLENNVAVEVIEKIKNDMKKEVVEKKIDRFKVEEIIKKTLKNSIEDLFNVENIDLIKKIREKKEKPYVIIFFGVNGAGKTTHLAKLIALLKKNNLSCIAAASDTFRVAAIEQLERHCEALDVKMIKHGYGADAAAVAFDAIQHARANKKDAVLIDTAGRQHSNENLMEEMKKIVRVTKPDLKIFVGDSLTGNDAVEQAKQFNESIGIDGIILTKADVDEKGGAAISTSYVTKKPIMFIGVGQKYDDLKVFEPEMVVRGLGLEG